A DNA window from Parabacteroides johnsonii DSM 18315 contains the following coding sequences:
- a CDS encoding phosphatase PAP2 family protein yields the protein MKETIVLPSRKEAGTVISLTALFLLLTAVCIGLRPEHVFMVGLYLLLFFASKTTRKLAVALLPFALFGISYDWMRVFPNYEANPIDVESLYNLEKSLFGINDNGNILIPCEYFAIHNCQIADFLAGIFYLCWVPVPIAFGLWLYLKGDRNLYLRFSMVFLFVNLIGFAGYYIHPAAPPWYAINYGFEPILDTPGNVAGLGRFDALTGLSIFDSIYGRNANVFAAVPSLHAAYMVVALCYAIINKCNKFVIILFAIIMAGIWGTAVYTSHHYIIDVTLGICCALLGILLFEKGLMKTGWFKNFFNRYYNYIK from the coding sequence ATGAAAGAGACTATTGTACTCCCGTCAAGAAAGGAGGCAGGGACCGTTATCAGCCTGACAGCGTTGTTTCTTTTGCTGACAGCCGTATGTATCGGATTGCGCCCGGAGCATGTATTCATGGTCGGCCTCTATCTGCTCCTCTTCTTCGCCAGCAAGACCACCCGTAAGTTGGCTGTAGCCTTGTTGCCGTTTGCTCTTTTTGGCATTTCATACGACTGGATGCGTGTTTTCCCAAACTACGAAGCCAACCCGATTGATGTGGAAAGTCTGTATAATCTGGAAAAAAGTCTGTTCGGTATAAACGATAATGGAAATATCCTGATTCCTTGCGAGTATTTCGCGATTCATAATTGCCAGATAGCGGACTTTCTTGCAGGCATATTTTATCTCTGCTGGGTTCCGGTTCCGATCGCTTTCGGGCTGTGGCTCTATCTCAAGGGGGATCGTAATTTGTATCTTCGCTTCTCGATGGTATTCCTGTTCGTCAACCTGATCGGTTTTGCCGGATATTATATCCACCCGGCAGCTCCTCCTTGGTATGCAATCAATTATGGTTTCGAACCGATACTCGACACACCGGGCAATGTTGCCGGTCTCGGTAGGTTCGACGCATTGACCGGCCTTTCGATCTTCGATTCCATCTATGGCCGCAACGCAAACGTATTCGCGGCAGTTCCATCATTACATGCCGCATATATGGTTGTGGCACTATGTTATGCGATTATCAATAAATGCAATAAATTTGTGATTATCCTGTTTGCCATCATCATGGCTGGAATTTGGGGAACAGCAGTTTACACTTCACATCACTATATTATAGATGTGACCTTGGGAATCTGTTGCGCCCTTTTAGGAATCCTGCTTTTCGAAAAAGGATTGATGAAGACAGGCTGGTTCAAAAATTTCTTCAACCGGTATTATAATTACATTAAATAA
- a CDS encoding inositol-3-phosphate synthase, producing the protein MEKIEVKEAKGKLGILVVGVGGAVATTMITGTLAARKGLAKPIGSISQLATMRLENGEEKAIKDIVPLTDLNDIVFGGWDIFPDNAYEAAMYAEVLKEKDLNGVKDELEAIKPMPAAFDHNWAKRLNGTHIKQAATRWDMVELLRQDIREFKAANNCERIAVLWAASTEIYIPLSGEHMSLAALEKAMKDNNTEAVSPSMCYAYAAIAEGAPFIMGAPNLCVDTPAMWEFSKKMNVPISGKDFKSGQTLMKTVLAPMFKTRMLGVSGWFSTNILGNRDGEVLDDPANFKTKEVSKLSVIDNIFEPEKFPDLYGDVYHKVRINYYPPRKDNKEAWDNIDIFGWMGYPMEIKVNFLCRDSILAAPIALDLVLFSDLALRAGMCGIQTWLSFFCKSPMHDFEHQPVHDLFQQWRMVKQTLREMIGEKAPNYLD; encoded by the coding sequence ATGGAAAAAATCGAAGTTAAAGAAGCCAAAGGCAAACTTGGCATTCTGGTTGTTGGGGTAGGTGGTGCAGTTGCCACTACCATGATTACAGGTACGCTGGCTGCACGTAAAGGATTGGCAAAGCCTATCGGTTCAATCTCACAGTTAGCGACAATGCGTTTAGAAAACGGAGAAGAAAAAGCGATCAAAGATATTGTACCTCTGACCGACCTGAATGACATCGTTTTCGGCGGATGGGACATTTTCCCTGATAATGCATACGAAGCGGCTATGTACGCAGAAGTCTTGAAAGAAAAAGACTTGAACGGCGTAAAAGACGAATTGGAAGCAATCAAGCCGATGCCGGCCGCATTCGATCATAACTGGGCAAAGCGGTTGAACGGCACACACATCAAACAGGCTGCCACCCGTTGGGATATGGTTGAACTGCTTCGCCAAGATATCCGTGAATTCAAGGCTGCCAACAATTGCGAGCGCATCGCCGTCTTGTGGGCTGCAAGTACAGAAATCTATATTCCGCTATCTGGCGAGCATATGTCTCTTGCCGCTTTGGAAAAAGCAATGAAGGACAACAACACGGAAGCCGTTTCCCCAAGTATGTGCTACGCTTACGCTGCTATCGCAGAAGGCGCTCCGTTCATCATGGGTGCTCCCAACCTATGCGTGGACACTCCCGCCATGTGGGAATTCTCTAAAAAGATGAATGTGCCTATCTCCGGTAAGGACTTCAAGAGCGGACAGACTTTGATGAAGACAGTATTGGCCCCGATGTTCAAAACCCGTATGTTAGGAGTAAGCGGTTGGTTCTCCACCAACATCTTAGGAAACCGTGACGGCGAAGTATTGGATGACCCCGCAAACTTCAAGACAAAAGAAGTCAGCAAGCTCTCTGTCATCGACAACATCTTCGAACCCGAAAAATTCCCGGACCTGTACGGAGACGTATATCATAAGGTACGCATCAACTACTATCCACCCCGCAAAGACAATAAAGAAGCCTGGGACAATATCGACATCTTCGGCTGGATGGGTTACCCGATGGAAATCAAGGTAAACTTCCTTTGCCGCGACTCCATCCTGGCTGCTCCTATCGCACTCGACCTGGTGTTATTCAGCGATCTGGCCCTGCGTGCCGGTATGTGTGGTATCCAGACCTGGTTGTCTTTCTTCTGCAAGAGTCCGATGCACGACTTCGAACATCAGCCCGTACATGACCTCTTCCAGCAATGGAGAATGGTTAAGCAGACGTTGCGCGAGATGATCGGAGAAAAAGCCCCTAACTATCTGGACTAA
- a CDS encoding CDP-alcohol phosphatidyltransferase family protein produces MKFKVFRDWLQQTIYKIINPIVHGMIKIGITPNFITTTGLILNIVAACIFLYAGMKGERGDFYYIGWGGGIILFAGLFDMMDGQVARIGKMSSTFGALYDSVLDRYSELTVFFGICFYLINQGYVISSIVAFIALIGSLMVSYVRARAEGLGLECKVGFMQRPERVVLTGLGALCCGIFAPMMENNETFEPIMIFVIPLLIVAIFSNITAFARLNHCRKLLSSKDNE; encoded by the coding sequence ATGAAATTCAAAGTTTTTAGAGATTGGTTGCAACAGACGATCTATAAGATCATCAACCCAATCGTACATGGGATGATTAAAATTGGGATCACACCCAATTTTATTACGACGACAGGATTAATCCTGAATATTGTGGCTGCCTGCATATTCCTTTATGCCGGAATGAAGGGAGAACGAGGTGATTTCTACTACATCGGCTGGGGTGGCGGCATCATCCTGTTTGCCGGACTGTTCGACATGATGGACGGACAGGTGGCGCGTATCGGCAAAATGAGTTCCACATTCGGAGCCTTGTACGATTCGGTACTGGACCGCTACAGCGAACTAACTGTTTTCTTCGGGATCTGTTTCTATCTGATCAATCAGGGATATGTCATCAGTTCGATCGTCGCTTTCATTGCTTTGATTGGCTCACTGATGGTTAGCTATGTCCGTGCCCGTGCCGAAGGATTGGGACTTGAATGTAAAGTTGGTTTCATGCAACGTCCCGAACGCGTGGTGTTGACCGGGTTAGGTGCTCTTTGCTGCGGAATCTTCGCACCCATGATGGAAAACAACGAGACATTCGAACCGATCATGATATTCGTCATTCCCTTGCTGATCGTTGCGATATTTTCCAACATCACGGCATTCGCACGCCTGAACCACTGTCGTAAACTATTGAGCAGCAAAGATAACGAATGA
- a CDS encoding GtrA family protein — translation MVDWIKKSARAFSEKGGIFMFIRAQFSSQIASATDFLVTILLVKLFGIYYVYATFTGSVCGGIVNCIINYKWTFKSKECKKRHVMVKYLLVWIGSILLNTWGIYFMTETISKNPWVQETLKHYIDDLFVFSKIVVSLLVGFLWNYNMQRVFVYKNCRIRGRFQRVNSK, via the coding sequence ATGGTTGATTGGATAAAGAAGAGTGCAAGAGCGTTTTCGGAGAAAGGCGGGATATTTATGTTCATACGAGCCCAATTTTCTTCGCAGATTGCCAGTGCGACAGACTTTCTGGTCACGATCTTATTGGTCAAACTATTTGGAATTTATTACGTGTATGCGACTTTCACCGGTTCTGTCTGCGGCGGGATCGTGAACTGCATCATCAATTACAAATGGACATTCAAATCCAAAGAATGCAAGAAACGGCATGTAATGGTAAAATACCTGCTGGTCTGGATCGGCAGTATCTTACTGAATACTTGGGGGATCTACTTCATGACGGAAACGATCAGCAAGAATCCCTGGGTCCAGGAAACCCTGAAACATTATATCGACGACTTGTTCGTCTTTTCCAAGATAGTAGTCTCGCTGCTTGTCGGATTTCTTTGGAACTATAATATGCAACGTGTCTTTGTCTACAAGAACTGTAGGATCAGGGGCCGTTTCCAGAGAGTGAACTCAAAATAA
- a CDS encoding phosphatidylglycerophosphatase A family protein produces MKRVPLIHIIIATGFGSGFSPLAPGTAGALLATLIWLALSCAVSPTLLLIITALLVGIFTIAGIRSANAVEPIWGEDPSRVVVDEMVGVWIPLLAAPAGNLWYALAAFALFRLFDIFKPLGIRKMENLKGGVGVMMDDILAGIYSLILLIGARWLIG; encoded by the coding sequence ATGAAAAGAGTTCCACTAATTCATATTATTATTGCAACAGGCTTTGGTTCCGGTTTTTCTCCGCTTGCTCCGGGAACGGCAGGAGCCTTGTTAGCTACGCTGATCTGGCTTGCATTGTCGTGCGCCGTATCCCCTACTCTGCTTCTTATTATAACCGCGTTATTGGTCGGTATATTTACGATTGCCGGCATCCGTTCGGCAAACGCAGTCGAACCTATTTGGGGAGAAGACCCTTCGCGGGTAGTAGTAGACGAAATGGTAGGTGTCTGGATTCCGCTTTTGGCAGCACCGGCCGGTAACTTGTGGTATGCACTGGCAGCATTCGCGCTATTCCGCCTGTTCGATATTTTCAAGCCGTTGGGTATACGCAAAATGGAAAATCTCAAGGGAGGAGTCGGAGTAATGATGGATGATATTTTGGCTGGAATATATAGCCTCATCCTGCTAATCGGTGCAAGATGGTTGATTGGATAA
- a CDS encoding RecQ family ATP-dependent DNA helicase encodes MHHPLQVLKHYWGYDGFRPGQAEVIDSILSGHDTLALMPTGGGKSITFQVPALANPGICLVVSPLVALMKDQVRNLQKRGILSAFISSEMPHWEILQQLDNCILGDYKFLYISPERISSELFQEKLKTLSRKVNLLVVDEAHCISQWGNDFRRDYRLIADIRDAIPQVQVIAVTASATAAVVADICEQLHFRKGYRIFKTSFERKNLSFVVRKTDNKLKEICHILSAVPGSAVIYSRTRKGVEEYAGKLRAAGISAEYFHAGLDPVLKTERQTNWVKGFTRVLVATNAFGMGIDKGDVRVVIHTEFPDSMEAYYQEAGRAGRDGKRAYAVALLGPQDITDIKRRPSNAFPTVEYIKRVYEALCNRFQIAEGDGEGVSVYLDEPEFLRSWHFDKGRLRSSLEILSLSNYLTFEPYPNSQPYLRYDQPRWTMDRFLNDASPAAKVAVEILRNYEGLFSAGVFVSVDMLARKTGLEAREVAKVLGYLRNVGFYYVPPRKEPRITFKMIRVPLDRLVITTASYENRLAAFKMRIEKVVEYLETQGCRQEFISGYFGMKGTRCGCCDNCLQK; translated from the coding sequence ATGCACCATCCATTACAAGTTCTGAAGCACTACTGGGGCTATGACGGGTTCCGGCCGGGACAGGCAGAAGTCATAGACAGTATTCTGTCCGGGCATGATACATTGGCGCTTATGCCGACGGGAGGAGGTAAATCCATTACCTTCCAGGTGCCTGCATTGGCGAATCCGGGTATTTGCCTTGTGGTCAGTCCGCTTGTCGCTTTAATGAAGGACCAGGTGAGGAACCTGCAAAAGCGAGGGATTCTGTCGGCGTTTATCAGTTCCGAAATGCCGCATTGGGAGATTTTGCAACAACTGGATAATTGCATCTTGGGAGATTATAAGTTCCTTTACATTTCTCCTGAACGTATTTCTTCCGAACTGTTTCAGGAGAAGTTGAAGACGTTGTCCCGCAAAGTGAATTTGCTGGTTGTGGATGAAGCGCACTGTATCTCTCAATGGGGGAATGATTTTCGCAGGGATTACCGCTTGATTGCGGATATCCGCGATGCTATACCGCAGGTCCAGGTAATTGCCGTAACAGCCTCAGCAACGGCAGCAGTGGTTGCCGATATCTGCGAACAACTCCATTTCCGCAAAGGATATCGGATATTCAAGACCTCTTTCGAACGGAAGAACCTTTCGTTCGTAGTCCGTAAGACCGATAATAAATTGAAAGAAATCTGCCATATCCTGTCGGCCGTACCCGGCTCTGCAGTGATTTACAGCCGTACTCGCAAAGGGGTGGAAGAATATGCCGGAAAGTTGCGGGCGGCAGGTATTTCAGCCGAATATTTCCATGCAGGCCTGGACCCGGTCCTGAAGACAGAGCGGCAGACGAATTGGGTGAAAGGATTTACGCGTGTGCTGGTCGCTACCAACGCATTCGGAATGGGGATCGATAAAGGGGATGTGCGGGTGGTTATCCATACGGAGTTTCCTGATTCGATGGAGGCTTATTACCAGGAGGCGGGACGTGCCGGCCGTGACGGGAAACGGGCTTATGCTGTAGCTTTGTTGGGACCGCAGGACATAACGGATATAAAAAGACGTCCTTCCAATGCTTTCCCTACGGTTGAATATATCAAACGGGTATATGAAGCGTTGTGTAACCGTTTTCAGATTGCAGAAGGGGATGGGGAAGGCGTGTCTGTCTATCTGGATGAACCGGAGTTTTTGAGAAGCTGGCATTTCGATAAGGGCCGTTTGCGTTCTTCCCTTGAAATACTCTCTTTGTCGAACTATCTGACGTTTGAACCCTATCCTAATTCGCAACCCTATTTGCGATATGATCAGCCTCGTTGGACGATGGATCGTTTCCTGAACGACGCTTCTCCTGCCGCCAAAGTCGCTGTTGAAATCTTACGGAATTACGAAGGGCTTTTTTCTGCCGGAGTTTTCGTCAGTGTCGATATGCTGGCGCGAAAAACCGGGCTGGAAGCTCGTGAGGTGGCGAAAGTCTTAGGGTATCTGCGGAATGTCGGTTTCTATTATGTCCCTCCCCGCAAAGAACCCCGGATCACTTTTAAGATGATCCGTGTCCCTCTGGATCGTCTTGTCATTACGACCGCATCCTATGAAAACCGTTTGGCAGCTTTCAAAATGCGAATCGAAAAGGTGGTGGAATACCTTGAGACTCAAGGTTGTCGCCAGGAGTTTATTTCCGGATATTTCGGTATGAAAGGGACACGATGCGGATGCTGTGATAATTGCTTGCAGAAGTAG
- a CDS encoding FecR family protein: MEFDYALLAKYLIGSLSPEEMEEVMRWRDLSAENEVVFSEVLRLRLSWNAAKYADGERIDMALEKVNVRINRARRYRIARSLLKYAAIILLFVSFSTVGWNYFKPETYVTIALGDSESVKKVTLDDGSVVWLRGNSVLKIPQSFSAVNRTVSLQGEAFFDIAKNAKSLFIVATDYVKVEVHGTSFNINVNAENKSVETVLVRGSVSLHTLNGKKILEMNPGERVAYSWDENTCFTDHVDVNVCATWRFNQLVFENTTLREIANQLSIKYNVNVNIESSRLAQRRFRCVINEDERLPDVLEQLCYLAPITYRIESSEIYISEKQTKK, translated from the coding sequence ATGGAATTTGATTACGCACTTTTGGCAAAATATCTGATCGGTAGCCTTTCCCCGGAAGAAATGGAGGAGGTGATGAGGTGGCGTGATTTGTCGGCTGAGAATGAGGTTGTTTTTTCAGAAGTGTTACGTTTGCGTCTTTCGTGGAATGCGGCTAAGTATGCGGATGGCGAGCGAATAGATATGGCTTTGGAAAAGGTGAATGTCCGGATTAACCGAGCAAGGCGTTACCGAATTGCCCGTTCTTTGTTGAAATATGCCGCTATTATCTTGCTGTTTGTCTCGTTTTCAACTGTCGGATGGAATTATTTTAAGCCGGAAACTTATGTGACTATCGCTTTAGGAGATAGCGAAAGCGTGAAAAAAGTAACGTTGGATGATGGCTCGGTTGTTTGGTTGAGGGGGAATTCCGTATTGAAAATACCGCAGTCATTCAGTGCCGTCAACCGGACGGTCTCCTTGCAAGGAGAGGCATTCTTTGACATCGCAAAGAATGCTAAATCACTATTTATCGTTGCTACCGATTATGTGAAGGTAGAGGTACATGGAACTTCCTTTAATATCAATGTTAACGCTGAAAATAAGTCTGTAGAAACCGTTTTAGTAAGAGGTAGTGTCAGCCTGCATACTCTGAACGGAAAGAAAATTTTAGAAATGAATCCGGGAGAACGGGTTGCCTATTCTTGGGATGAAAATACCTGCTTTACGGATCATGTCGATGTGAATGTCTGTGCTACATGGCGCTTTAACCAACTGGTTTTTGAAAATACTACACTTCGTGAAATCGCCAATCAATTATCAATCAAATATAATGTAAATGTAAACATCGAGTCGTCGAGGCTGGCTCAACGCAGGTTTCGTTGCGTGATCAATGAAGACGAGCGCTTGCCGGATGTTTTGGAGCAGCTTTGCTATTTGGCACCGATTACTTATCGGATTGAGAGTTCCGAAATTTATATATCTGAAAAACAAACAAAAAAATGA
- a CDS encoding OmpA family protein: MKNFKLLSVLLLCMAVVFTSCGTWNNTAKGTAIGVGGGAAVGAGVGALAGNTALGSIIGAAVGGTAGALIGKKMDKQKKELEATLPEETTVETINNGEALKVTFDSGILFATNSSTVSAASKSALRDLAASLNANPDTDIKIIGHTDNTGKVDYNQTLSEKRAKSVFDYLMEDQGVSSKRMTYEGKGVHEPVADNSTPEGRALNRRVEILILPNSKMVQEAQQGTLR, translated from the coding sequence ATGAAAAATTTTAAGTTGTTATCAGTTTTGCTGCTTTGTATGGCAGTCGTTTTTACGAGTTGTGGAACATGGAACAATACCGCTAAAGGTACGGCTATCGGAGTCGGCGGAGGTGCGGCAGTAGGTGCCGGAGTCGGTGCTTTGGCTGGTAATACTGCATTGGGTTCGATAATCGGTGCTGCCGTGGGCGGTACTGCAGGTGCCCTAATCGGTAAAAAGATGGATAAACAGAAGAAGGAACTGGAAGCTACGCTGCCGGAAGAAACGACTGTCGAGACCATCAACAACGGTGAGGCGCTGAAAGTCACCTTTGATTCGGGTATCTTGTTCGCAACCAATTCGAGCACTGTCAGTGCCGCTTCCAAGAGTGCTTTGCGTGACTTGGCTGCCAGTTTGAATGCAAATCCGGATACAGACATAAAAATCATAGGGCATACGGATAATACAGGAAAGGTTGATTACAACCAAACATTATCTGAAAAACGTGCAAAGAGCGTATTCGATTATCTGATGGAAGACCAAGGCGTGAGCAGTAAGCGCATGACTTATGAAGGCAAGGGAGTACATGAACCGGTTGCTGACAACAGCACTCCTGAGGGACGTGCGTTGAACCGTCGAGTGGAAATCCTTATCCTTCCCAACTCAAAAATGGTACAGGAAGCACAGCAAGGAACATTGCGATAA
- a CDS encoding RNA recognition motif domain-containing protein, giving the protein MNIYIGNLNYRVRESDLQQVLEEYGTVESVKLIIDRDTRRSKGFAFAELPNENEARNAIEELNGAEYEGRQMVVKEATPRR; this is encoded by the coding sequence ATGAATATTTACATTGGTAACCTGAACTATCGGGTTAGAGAATCAGACTTACAACAGGTTTTGGAAGAGTACGGTACAGTTGAATCAGTTAAATTGATTATTGACCGTGACACTCGTCGTTCTAAAGGTTTTGCTTTCGCAGAACTTCCTAACGAAAACGAAGCAAGAAACGCTATCGAAGAATTGAACGGCGCTGAATACGAAGGACGCCAGATGGTTGTAAAAGAAGCAACACCGAGACGCTAA
- a CDS encoding metallophosphoesterase family protein: MYKQTLPLFLCILLSACDLIDYHPYDGRLTISERDINSNNIPLIEAATKDKDTIRFVLMGDTQRSYDETEDFVKHINTKKDSIDFIIHGGDYTEFGMKKEYEWAVDILSKLDIPYVGLIGNHDVIGNGDQVFNKLFGRENFSFIVRDVKFVCLNTNAIEYDYSHPVPDFGFLKEELQDSTRHYSRTVIAMHARPGSEQFDNNVKDVFQLYIREFPSLQFCLNAHNHQLQVEDLFDDGIIYYGCSNIAKRNYLLFTLTPDDYTYEVIDF; encoded by the coding sequence ATGTATAAACAAACTCTACCATTATTCCTGTGCATACTCTTGTCTGCATGCGACCTGATCGATTACCATCCGTATGACGGCCGGCTCACCATTTCCGAACGCGATATCAACAGCAACAACATCCCGCTTATCGAGGCAGCAACAAAAGATAAAGACACGATCCGCTTCGTCCTGATGGGCGACACCCAACGTAGCTACGACGAGACGGAAGATTTCGTAAAACATATCAATACAAAAAAAGACAGTATCGATTTCATCATACATGGAGGAGACTATACCGAGTTCGGTATGAAGAAAGAATACGAGTGGGCCGTCGATATCCTGTCGAAGCTCGATATCCCGTATGTCGGATTGATCGGTAACCATGACGTAATCGGCAATGGCGACCAAGTTTTCAATAAATTGTTTGGGAGAGAAAACTTTTCCTTTATCGTCCGGGACGTCAAATTCGTTTGCCTTAACACCAATGCGATCGAATACGACTACTCCCACCCTGTTCCCGATTTCGGTTTCCTGAAAGAGGAACTGCAAGACAGTACCCGCCATTACAGCCGCACGGTCATCGCCATGCATGCACGTCCCGGAAGCGAACAGTTTGATAATAACGTAAAAGACGTATTCCAACTATATATCCGCGAATTCCCCTCTTTGCAATTCTGCCTGAATGCGCATAACCATCAATTACAAGTGGAAGACCTTTTCGACGATGGGATCATCTACTATGGCTGTAGCAATATAGCCAAACGCAACTACCTATTATTCACCCTAACCCCAGACGACTACACGTATGAAGTTATCGATTTTTAA
- a CDS encoding DUF4136 domain-containing protein — MKKILPFFLLVLLLASCQKDPDMSKLSDDFVVFTDHNKDANFESFTTFYIPDSVMVIGNSEKPEFWSATEADDIVSTLVSGMEGRGYTRASDKESADLGLQVSFVKNVNYFTNYHDNPYWWWGYPGYNWWYGYWGNWTGAWNGWYYPYPVVYSYSVGSLLVELVNLKAPLPKSTDAKLPVLWTAYMTGLLSGSDKVNIELSTRAIEQAFVQSPYLKK, encoded by the coding sequence ATGAAAAAGATTCTTCCTTTTTTCTTATTGGTTCTTTTACTGGCGTCTTGCCAGAAGGATCCAGACATGTCAAAACTAAGCGATGATTTCGTAGTATTCACAGATCACAACAAGGATGCTAATTTCGAATCGTTTACAACTTTCTACATCCCTGATAGTGTAATGGTTATCGGTAACAGTGAAAAACCGGAATTCTGGAGTGCGACTGAAGCTGACGATATCGTCTCTACCTTGGTTAGTGGCATGGAAGGCCGTGGTTACACACGCGCATCGGATAAAGAATCTGCGGATCTGGGTTTGCAGGTTTCTTTTGTGAAAAATGTAAATTACTTTACAAACTATCATGACAATCCATACTGGTGGTGGGGGTATCCGGGATATAACTGGTGGTACGGCTACTGGGGTAACTGGACTGGTGCATGGAATGGATGGTATTATCCGTATCCTGTAGTATACAGCTATAGCGTAGGTTCTTTATTGGTTGAACTGGTTAACTTGAAGGCTCCGTTGCCAAAATCTACGGATGCTAAACTTCCGGTTCTTTGGACTGCTTACATGACTGGCTTGCTGTCCGGTTCCGACAAGGTAAATATCGAACTTTCTACTCGTGCTATCGAGCAGGCTTTTGTACAGTCACCGTACTTGAAAAAATAA
- a CDS encoding RNA polymerase sigma-70 factor, whose amino-acid sequence MFDISLLYELKKGNREAFNGVFRYYYPRMMAYVASMVEQKAAEDIVQDVFLYVWENREKLYVSDGFHSYLFQSAYTRCLDYFKKNLSIEKYHSHTYEKYLEDYQDLLKGDNPVIEELSVKDFYRHLYELLEHLPVQRREVFILTYIKGLTTKEVAEQTRMPQRTVESHLYLALRFLKGHMSRNDYYMLCAVFLSHGIHA is encoded by the coding sequence ATGTTCGATATTTCTTTATTGTATGAATTGAAGAAAGGGAATAGAGAAGCCTTTAATGGTGTTTTCCGCTACTACTATCCCCGGATGATGGCTTATGTTGCTTCTATGGTTGAGCAAAAGGCGGCAGAAGATATTGTCCAGGATGTTTTCCTGTATGTGTGGGAAAACCGTGAAAAGCTATATGTCAGTGATGGTTTCCATTCCTATCTTTTTCAATCTGCTTATACTCGTTGCCTGGACTATTTCAAGAAAAACCTCTCGATTGAAAAATACCATTCTCATACTTACGAGAAGTATTTGGAAGATTATCAGGATCTGTTGAAAGGCGACAATCCTGTTATTGAGGAGCTTTCTGTTAAAGACTTCTATCGCCATTTGTATGAATTGCTGGAACATCTGCCAGTACAGCGTCGTGAAGTTTTTATCCTTACTTATATAAAAGGGCTGACGACTAAAGAAGTTGCGGAGCAAACCCGGATGCCGCAACGTACGGTGGAGAGTCATTTGTATTTGGCGCTCCGGTTCTTAAAGGGACATATGTCCAGGAATGATTATTATATGCTTTGTGCCGTTTTCCTTTCGCATGGCATACACGCTTGA
- a CDS encoding porin family protein translates to MKKIYKSIKLIALLVACLAIPSLAGAQVVKNMYFNIDWQINSPFSQDFSDKTSGWGAHAEAGYYVIPNFSVGAFISYHTNNKYIDRQTLPVSSTSAITSDQQHSIFQLPFGAAFRYNVAPESQFQPYAGVQLGASYSEMSTYMNVMKVYDRNWGFYVSPEIGMNMYFTPQKQIGLHIAAYYNYATNKGEVLSYSIDGLNNWGIRLGLAF, encoded by the coding sequence ATGAAAAAGATATATAAATCAATAAAATTAATCGCTTTACTTGTTGCCTGTTTAGCGATACCTTCCCTGGCTGGTGCCCAGGTTGTAAAGAACATGTATTTTAATATTGACTGGCAGATCAACTCTCCATTCAGTCAGGATTTCTCAGACAAGACAAGTGGTTGGGGAGCACATGCGGAAGCCGGTTATTATGTAATTCCTAATTTCTCGGTAGGTGCATTTATCTCTTACCATACCAACAATAAGTATATCGATCGTCAGACATTGCCGGTAAGTTCTACATCGGCCATCACTTCCGATCAGCAGCACTCTATCTTTCAGTTGCCTTTTGGTGCAGCTTTTCGTTACAACGTAGCTCCCGAAAGTCAGTTCCAGCCTTATGCTGGTGTGCAGTTGGGTGCAAGCTATAGTGAAATGTCGACTTATATGAATGTAATGAAAGTATACGACCGTAACTGGGGTTTCTATGTGTCTCCTGAAATCGGTATGAATATGTATTTTACACCTCAGAAACAGATCGGTCTGCATATTGCTGCCTACTATAATTATGCAACTAATAAAGGAGAAGTCCTGAGTTATTCGATCGATGGATTGAATAACTGGGGTATCCGTTTAGGTCTTGCATTCTAA